In one Winogradskyella sp. MH6 genomic region, the following are encoded:
- a CDS encoding DUF3861 domain-containing protein encodes MKKNNKYRLTLDEITLKDNPNPTGNLQFEFENHDDILSILEKIKQKNIFDENTNKEFAVGLKLFSEVLLINRKHELFKDFFPHFSDFMKKLKAM; translated from the coding sequence GTGAAAAAGAATAATAAATACAGGTTGACTTTAGACGAAATTACGTTAAAAGATAACCCAAACCCAACTGGAAATTTACAGTTTGAATTTGAAAATCATGATGATATTTTAAGCATTTTAGAAAAAATTAAGCAGAAAAATATCTTTGATGAAAACACAAATAAAGAGTTTGCAGTTGGGTTAAAATTGTTTAGTGAAGTCTTATTAATAAACAGAAAGCATGAACTTTTCAAAGATTTCTTTCCCCATTTTTCGGATTTCATGAAAAAGCTTAAAGCCATGTAG
- a CDS encoding universal stress protein yields MRPILVATNFSERSNNAVLYAASLAQVFNSKLILFNAFRLPVHAANSRLTVKSMDGLIKKNSDKLKDQALNLSKAFDIDVEYECKYVDLEQEIEHLMEENDSRLLVMGMSPKSMEQNLLGNPTTTLISMRKFPVLAVPLNAKFSEIKNVLFACDLMEAIPLKSLARLRQIAMLLQSKVTIFHVENKINELLTKGDALKHIDNELEPVTHIYKNVKSNAVIEEIEKEIKASSADLLVMIPKKYGFWESIVHKSKTRVMASGMNIPLLSIAVE; encoded by the coding sequence ATGAGACCTATCTTAGTTGCCACTAATTTTTCAGAACGATCTAACAATGCTGTACTATATGCAGCTTCACTTGCTCAAGTATTCAATTCAAAATTGATATTATTTAATGCCTTTAGGCTACCTGTGCATGCTGCCAACTCTAGGTTAACTGTAAAATCTATGGATGGCTTAATTAAGAAGAATAGTGACAAATTAAAGGACCAAGCACTAAACCTATCTAAGGCATTTGATATTGATGTTGAGTACGAATGTAAGTATGTTGATTTAGAGCAAGAGATAGAACATCTTATGGAAGAGAATGATTCTCGTTTATTGGTTATGGGCATGTCTCCAAAATCTATGGAACAAAACTTATTAGGAAACCCAACCACAACGTTGATTAGTATGAGAAAATTTCCTGTGCTTGCCGTGCCATTAAACGCTAAATTTTCTGAAATTAAAAATGTACTTTTTGCATGTGATTTAATGGAAGCGATACCGCTAAAATCATTAGCAAGACTTAGACAGATTGCTATGCTATTACAATCTAAGGTCACTATATTTCATGTGGAAAATAAGATAAACGAGTTATTAACTAAAGGCGATGCGCTAAAACACATTGATAACGAATTAGAACCTGTTACACACATATACAAAAATGTAAAGTCTAATGCCGTAATCGAAGAAATTGAAAAAGAAATCAAAGCCTCAAGTGCTGATTTATTAGTAATGATTCCTAAAAAATATGGATTTTGGGAATCCATAGTTCATAAAAGTAAAACCAGAGTTATGGCTTCGGGTATGAATATTCCATTATTATCTATAGCAGTAGAATAG
- a CDS encoding TetR/AcrR family transcriptional regulator: protein MIDKCELIKTAIDSFTKFGSKRYTLDELATSVGISKKTIYKYFRSKEHLVVESVAFLIDDFKKEVHAILETEDDAITQIIKIYEKAFTRLKHFKPSFIFGLKKYYPKANDIFENFRNEIVNDTIYNLLLKAKQEGIVKTEVNLQLFCGLYFKRFEEVAYRNSNLVEEYTNEELLNHFVVYSLRGISVSGYKNTYFE, encoded by the coding sequence ATGATAGATAAATGCGAATTGATAAAAACTGCCATTGACAGTTTTACAAAGTTTGGGAGTAAACGTTACACCTTAGACGAACTAGCGACATCAGTTGGTATTTCAAAAAAAACAATTTACAAGTACTTTAGGAGTAAAGAGCATTTGGTTGTAGAGAGTGTTGCTTTTTTAATTGATGATTTTAAAAAAGAGGTACATGCTATTTTAGAAACGGAAGATGATGCTATAACCCAAATCATAAAAATTTATGAGAAAGCCTTTACTAGACTAAAGCACTTTAAACCTTCTTTTATTTTTGGGCTGAAAAAGTACTATCCCAAGGCCAATGATATTTTTGAGAACTTTAGGAACGAAATTGTAAACGATACAATATATAATCTACTATTGAAAGCTAAGCAGGAAGGGATTGTAAAAACCGAAGTTAATTTACAATTGTTTTGTGGGCTTTACTTTAAACGCTTTGAAGAAGTTGCTTATAGAAACAGTAATCTTGTGGAAGAATACACTAACGAAGAATTACTTAATCACTTTGTGGTGTATAGCTTAAGAGGTATTTCGGTTTCTGGATACAAGAATACATATTTTGAATAG